From one Caldichromatium japonicum genomic stretch:
- a CDS encoding cupin domain-containing protein → MHDLKIHCEHNPSPAKLEVMGVDAWPIWKKGPSTFPWHYDQTETCYILRGRFRVTPEGGEPQEFGRGDLITFPAGLSCTWEIIEAVEKHYNFE, encoded by the coding sequence ATGCATGATCTCAAGATCCACTGTGAACACAACCCCTCTCCCGCCAAACTCGAGGTCATGGGTGTCGATGCCTGGCCCATCTGGAAAAAAGGCCCCTCGACCTTCCCCTGGCACTATGATCAGACCGAGACCTGCTATATCTTGCGCGGGCGTTTCCGCGTCACCCCCGAGGGCGGTGAACCGCAAGAGTTCGGGCGCGGCGATCTGATCACCTTTCCTGCCGGACTTTCCTGTACCTGGGAGATCATCGAGGCCGTGGAAAAACATTACAACTTCGAATGA
- the recA gene encoding recombinase RecA, which produces MDDNRKKALAAALSQIEKQFGKGSVMRMGDVGAVRNIEVISTGSLGLDLALGIGGVPRGRIIEIYGPESSGKTTLALQIIAEAQRLGGTAAFVDAEHALDPVYAEKLGVNMSDLLVSQPDTGEQALEITDMLVRSGAVDVVVIDSVAALTPKAEIEGEMGDSHVGLQARLMSQALRKLTGNIKRSNSCVIFINQIRMKIGVLFGSPETTTGGNALKFYASIRIEIRRTGSIKKGEEIIGNETKVKVVKNKLAPPFKQAEFDILYGQGISREGEIIDLGVAAGVIEKSGAWYSYEGNRIAQGKDSARAFLVEHPEIARAIESRIRERMLPQAAADDPGPESSAPAEMAPEESL; this is translated from the coding sequence ATGGACGACAATCGCAAAAAGGCCTTGGCCGCGGCGCTAAGCCAGATTGAAAAACAATTCGGCAAGGGCTCGGTCATGCGTATGGGTGACGTGGGCGCCGTGCGCAATATCGAGGTGATTTCAACGGGTTCCCTGGGTCTAGATCTAGCACTGGGGATCGGCGGCGTTCCGCGCGGACGGATTATCGAGATCTATGGGCCCGAGTCGTCCGGCAAGACGACCCTGGCCTTGCAGATCATCGCCGAGGCACAGCGGCTCGGCGGTACGGCGGCCTTTGTCGATGCCGAACATGCCCTCGATCCGGTCTATGCCGAAAAGCTCGGGGTGAACATGAGCGACCTCCTGGTGTCTCAGCCCGACACCGGGGAGCAGGCGCTCGAGATCACCGACATGCTAGTGCGTTCGGGGGCTGTCGATGTCGTAGTCATTGATTCGGTCGCGGCCCTGACCCCCAAGGCCGAGATCGAGGGCGAGATGGGCGATTCGCATGTCGGTTTGCAGGCACGCCTCATGTCGCAGGCCCTGCGTAAACTCACCGGCAACATCAAGCGCTCCAATAGCTGTGTCATCTTCATCAACCAGATCCGCATGAAGATCGGCGTGCTATTCGGATCGCCCGAGACCACAACCGGCGGCAATGCCCTCAAGTTCTATGCCTCGATACGCATCGAGATCCGGCGTACCGGCAGCATCAAGAAGGGCGAAGAGATTATCGGCAACGAGACCAAGGTCAAGGTGGTGAAGAACAAGCTCGCGCCACCCTTCAAACAGGCCGAGTTCGATATCCTCTATGGTCAAGGCATCTCGCGCGAAGGGGAGATCATCGATCTAGGGGTTGCTGCTGGCGTGATCGAAAAATCCGGTGCCTGGTATAGCTATGAAGGCAATCGCATCGCTCAGGGGAAGGATAGCGCCCGTGCCTTTTTGGTCGAACACCCAGAGATCGCGCGTGCGATCGAATCGCGCATCCGCGAGCGGATGCTTCCTCAGGCTGCAGCTGACGATCCCGGACCCGAATCATCCGCGCCTGCCGAGATGGCGCCGGAGGAATCGCTCTGA
- a CDS encoding CinA family protein: MEQDLLSSQGVAAGLDQLARRLGLYLSAQGWRLATAESCTGGWVAKLLTDIPGSSRWFERGFVVYSNEAKCELLDVPAALIDQHGAVSGQVARAMVEGALAHSRAELALAITGIAGPGGGTSDKPVGTAWFGWGMRGYGIATRLNLLRGERADIRRQAVETSLLGLIEYLRLYV; this comes from the coding sequence ATGGAACAAGACCTACTGTCCTCCCAGGGCGTAGCCGCTGGACTCGACCAGTTAGCAAGGCGTTTGGGCCTATACCTCAGTGCCCAGGGCTGGCGCCTGGCAACTGCCGAGTCCTGTACTGGCGGCTGGGTTGCCAAGTTGCTCACGGACATCCCCGGCAGCAGTCGATGGTTCGAGCGGGGGTTCGTCGTCTATAGCAATGAGGCCAAGTGCGAGCTCTTGGATGTCCCCGCCGCGCTGATCGACCAACACGGTGCAGTCAGCGGTCAGGTGGCGCGCGCAATGGTCGAGGGCGCATTAGCTCATAGCCGGGCCGAGTTGGCCTTGGCCATCACCGGGATCGCTGGACCAGGCGGCGGGACATCTGATAAACCGGTGGGCACCGCCTGGTTTGGCTGGGGGATGCGCGGGTACGGTATCGCGACGCGCCTAAACCTATTGCGGGGTGAGCGGGCGGATATTCGTCGGCAGGCAGTCGAGACATCGCTCCTTGGGCTCATCGAATACCTGCGCCTTTATGTCTGA
- a CDS encoding regulatory protein RecX — protein sequence MALRFLAVREHARLELARKLAQRGFEQSVIAQTLDWLMAEGALDESRLAAQYVAERAEKGFGPLKIRAELQAKGIADELIEYHLRSMDDSWPRIIARTYAHRFGDTAPKERADYARRARFLAQRGFTSESIRRLLPYHPD from the coding sequence TTGGCACTGCGGTTCCTCGCTGTCCGAGAACACGCACGCCTCGAGCTGGCGCGTAAACTGGCGCAGCGCGGGTTCGAACAGTCCGTGATCGCGCAAACCCTGGATTGGCTAATGGCTGAGGGCGCGCTCGACGAGTCGCGTCTGGCGGCTCAATATGTTGCTGAGCGCGCCGAAAAGGGTTTCGGACCGCTCAAGATTCGCGCCGAGTTACAGGCCAAAGGGATTGCCGATGAATTGATTGAATATCACCTGCGGTCGATGGACGATTCCTGGCCCAGGATCATTGCCCGCACCTATGCCCATCGTTTTGGTGACACAGCGCCCAAGGAGCGCGCCGACTATGCCCGGCGCGCCCGTTTCCTAGCCCAGCGGGGTTTTACTTCAGAATCGATCCGGCGCCTGCTGCCATATCATCCTGACTAA
- the thpR gene encoding RNA 2',3'-cyclic phosphodiesterase, giving the protein MSERWFFAIWPDDAVREALLTVLNRSGRLPGRPTHPLDWHLTLTFVGVLPPGGLACVESAATAVRTSAFQMSLERIGHFSGSQVLWCGPSFPPRQLTELAQDLQARLTADCGLRSDPRPYCPHLTLARRVRSAPPLQIDQPIAWTVSEWILAYGVSGSVPRYRVHRRYPLAVDPGAWASG; this is encoded by the coding sequence ATGTCTGAACGCTGGTTTTTCGCAATCTGGCCGGATGATGCGGTGCGCGAGGCCCTGTTGACCGTATTGAACAGGTCAGGGCGGCTACCTGGGCGTCCGACCCATCCACTCGATTGGCATCTGACACTGACCTTCGTCGGTGTATTGCCGCCCGGTGGTCTGGCCTGTGTCGAAAGCGCAGCCACTGCAGTGCGCACCTCCGCTTTTCAGATGAGCCTCGAGCGCATCGGCCACTTCTCTGGCTCGCAGGTGCTCTGGTGCGGTCCGTCGTTTCCCCCGCGCCAACTGACAGAACTGGCGCAAGATCTGCAGGCAAGGCTCACCGCTGACTGCGGCCTGCGGTCAGACCCTCGCCCTTACTGCCCTCATTTGACCCTAGCCCGGCGGGTCCGCAGCGCGCCGCCCTTGCAAATCGATCAGCCCATCGCTTGGACCGTGAGCGAGTGGATCCTGGCTTATGGGGTGAGCGGTTCAGTCCCTCGCTATCGCGTCCATCGCCGCTATCCCTTGGCGGTTGATCCAGGCGCCTGGGCATCAGGCTGA